A genomic window from Antedon mediterranea chromosome 4, ecAntMedi1.1, whole genome shotgun sequence includes:
- the LOC140046977 gene encoding uncharacterized protein: MTETTMSDSFVEREKKEKAKLILSNSKKLQEDLHSIFEREENFDLTLIYKDSKWNLHTAILEQRAPDFFKHLKDYGEEVRLKFLQEEDYGNFGNWLRALYTEDNLDIYEASVKLWISKLEKSRENRINNSDQDMTNVQENESIPTQPSTFEDGVEDVTSIINDKLSIDKQSDVPIQGSCTGDVMEVDASKRVETKFPSVPECSSRLGNDLISLLLSGKGADLELRVVDGAVMVHKFIVSGRTHYFAAMLSGAWSESSKPYIYLQNFSLSALLSILYYIYGGVLDIPETASICEVLVLADIYNLQAFKDVLMLRLKRENCHFFHKPCAECLAAVPEALALSVRFRDTNFTKACLRWMTKHFVKVWRSKSFAAMGKQLMEICYESALEELKPDTVVSLVTQSDKLLETLPRVKWNEPLVELVERLRDAALDYIAENFTVVSRHKNFQPLIQGMGWSCTLLELMFNKVVAVLNAKTANSVFMSANQLKRMAEMEEFSKGVCSVLVEFYYKCYTYMVSNANHQILRDDWNNLPEELKSKIKQDAVYVDERKKTVVPKPKLTSSSRPKTKPPQIEKADATKSKGAKPKIRGVHTKPPEVTKKTSVKPKTVNNPPSTISASAPSKSTSLQPRGLKSESTKSKDSSAKSSKIQIQSRVLSSTSTKSTGSPAKPKESSKKPSGSTSLTAAKSKEVSVKVKKPAKAKEPLKDAKLPHRPPTAPGSLNLPVQPRKTNKEVKSRAATSVQLKKSNSLQKFSDESRPASSKTNTSLNSSKASLVSNGNVSSKTQKVTKTSHDKLLDTKIKTRSRDVTATKDKTATKKKEDSLKNSGSSKPATEIVKKIDPIPSTSSDVNTTNKEPSVAVNEANNMTQDAFGEQEDRGDKAEQVDNTNSETEGKVDMVEDFDKLSGITENNVTVRLPENSEEIDKIEFLKNEPSFCTDGFKTQCPLEKEDDLSFSTTSLSNSEVLTGNVDNSLASLQSTEEKSRSSSQIPSETAIKCDDVFDEKSNNTEASDIAMDDCDPIITSDNEVEQVYEEEEGMVSEDTNRVSDDNKAMEIKINEIELDFEVPMDMTPDESEEVVNELSENKHECDYEASEKRIEDGVKEKELEYVEENDIHFAKAESSECAIITDDVLEHKDDSFTEHVFCEIKDNEHAGRIPEEDNSADLSCFLERSNDCIEVEMDKDGQIYTSDHGDEDNTGIGSVSNKEISNENIDKEQFNATNDSIPFEDDNDLEREADNIQYEHLSEDRKDEPLPLVCEVHSLEADKKMLDNFSNDTTEGESEESQYKEESCVETGGIDCVHVEATENKMAEHVVYSNDDKEATKDILYSQEENGIYTAEPDDSMMSNGASNGVQNGVDITGTYSELDTDEGERSNGRLILSKALQFGSSNGASLEPES, from the exons ATGACAGAAACAACAATGAGTGATTCATTTGTAGAGCgagaaaaaaaggaaaaagcAAAACTGATTTTGTCTAACTCTAAAAAACTTCAGGAAGATTTGCATag cATTTTTGAACGAGAAGAAAACTTTGATCTAACTTTGATATATAAAGACAGCAAATGGAATTTACACACAGCGATTCTGGAACAACGTGCTCCTGATTTCTTTAAGCATTTAAAAGATTATGGGGAGGAAGTAAGACTGAAGTTTTTACAAGAAGAAGATTATGGTAATTTTGGAAATTGGCTTAG ggCACTTTACACTGAGGATAATTTAGATATATATGAAGCAAGTGTAAAGCTATGGATATCAAAGCTAGAGAAAAGTAGAGAAAACAGAATAAATAATAGTGACCAAGATATGACAAATGTGCAGGAAAATGAATCTATACCGACACAGCCCTCCACATTTGAAGATGGAGTTGAGGATGTAACATCCATTATAAATGATAAGTTAAGCATAGACAAACAAAGTGATGTACCAATACAAGGATCGTGTACAGGGGATGTAATGGAGGTTGATGCTTCTAAAAGAGTTGAAACAAAGTTTCCAAGTGTACCAGAGTGTTCCAGTCGGCTTGGAAATGATTTAATATCATTGCTGCTTAGTGGAAAAGGTGCCGATCTAGAATTAAGAGTGGTTGATGGTGCTGTTATGGTCCATAA GTTTATAGTCAGTGGTCGTACTCACTATTTTGCTGCAATGTTAAGTGGTGCTTGGAGTGAGAGCTCAAAGCCTTACATTTATCTTCAAAA TTTCAGCCTGTCTGCGTTGTTATCTATCTTGTACTATATCTATGGAGGTGTGCTTGATATTCCAGAAACTGCTAGTATTTG TGAGGTGCTAGTTCTAGCAGACATATATAATCTTCAAGCTTTCAAAGATGTTTTAATGCTTCGACTAAAACGTGAAAATTGCCATTTCTTTCACAAA CCTTGTGCAGAATGTCTAGCTGCTGTACCAGAAGCATTGGCATTATCAGTTCGATTTAGAGACACAAATTTTACTAAGGCGTGCTTAAG GTGGATGactaaacattttgttaaagTATGGCGTTCAAAGTCATTTGCTGCCATGGGTAAGCAACTAATGGAAATTTGTTATGAAAGTGCATTAGAAGAGTTG AAACCTGACACTGTGGTTTCCTTGGTAACTCAAAGTGATAAACTACTAGAAACACTTCCTAGAGTCAAATGGAATGAACCGCTTGTCGAGCTGGTTGAACGACTACGAGATGCCGCTCTTGATTACATCGCTGAGAACTTCACGGTTGTTTCACGGCATAAGAACTTTCAACCATTGATACAA GGTATGGGTTGGAGTTGCACCCTTCTTGAGCTGATGTTCAACAAAGTTGTGGCAGTTTTAAATGCGAAGACAGCAAACTCGGTTTTCATGTCTGCAAACCAGCTGAAAAGGATGGCTGAAATGGAGGAATTTTCAAAA GGTGTATGTTCCGTATTAGTTGAGTTCTATTATAAGTGCTATACTTACATGGTTAGTAATGCTAATCATCAGATTCTAAGAGACGATTGGAATAATCTTCCTGAAGAACTTAAAAGCAAGATTAAACAAG aTGCTGTTTACGTagatgaaagaaagaaaactgTAGTGCCTAAACCAAAGTTAACAAGTTCATCAAGG ccaaAAACAAAACCACCACAAATTGAGAAAGCAGACGCAACTAAATCTAAAGGTGCAAAACCTAAAATAAGAGGTGTTCATACGAAACCACCAGAAGTAACTAAAAAAACATCTGTTAAGCCCAAAACTGTGAATAATCCACCATCAACTATATCAGCCAGTGCACCATCAAAATCTACTTCCTTACAACCAAGAGGACTGAAATCAGAATCTACCAAATCAAAGGATTCTTCAGCAAAATCTAGTAAAATCCAGATACAGTCGAGAGTACTTTCTTCTACTTCTACAAAATCTACAGGATCCCCTGCCAAACCTAAAGAATCTTCAAAAAAGCCTTCAGGTTCTACAAGTCTGACGGCTGCAAAGTCTAAAGAAGTTTCTGTGAAAGTAAAAAAACCTGCAAAGGCAAAAGAGCCTCTTAAGGATGCTAAACTTCCTCATCGACCACCTACAGCACCAGGTTCTTTAAATCTTCCAGTTCAACCGAGAAAAACCAATAAGGAAGTCAAATCTCGTGCAGCAACTTCAGTCCAATTAAAAAAGAGTAACTCCTTACAAAAGTTTTCTGACGAAAGTAGGCCAGCTTCTTCCAAAACCAATACTTCATTGAATAGCTCTAAAGCAAGCCTTGTGTCTAATGGAAACGTCTCAAGTAAAACACAGAAAGTTACTAAAACTTCCCATGATAAACTTTTGGATACAAAAATTAAGACAAGGTCGAGAGATGTTACAGCCACAAAGGATAAAACAGCTACAAAAAAGAAAGAAGACTCATTAAAAAATAGTGGTAGTTCAAAACCAGCAACAGAAATCGTGAAAAAGATCGATCCTATACCATCTACTTCCTCAGATGTAAACACAACAAATAAAGAACCTTCTGTAGCAGTGAATGAAGCTAACAATATGACCCAAGATGCATTCGGAGAACAAGAGGATAGGGGTGACAAAGCTGAACAAGTAGATAATACTAACTCTGAAACAGAGGGAAAAGTTGATATGGTTGAAGATTTTGATAAATTGTCTGGCATTACTGAAAACAACGTAACTGTTAGACTTCCTGAGAATTCTGAAGAAATTGATAAAAtcgaatttttaaaaaatgaaccATCATTTTGTACAGATGGTTTTAAAACACAATGCCCTCTTGAGAAAGAAGATGATTTAAGTTTCTCTACCACTTCTCTCAGTAATAGTGAAGTTTTAACTGGAAATGTAGATAATTCATTGGCAAGTTTGCAGTCTACTGAAGAAAAGAGTCGCAGTAGCAGTCAAATTCCTTCAGAGACTGCCATTAAATGTGATGATGTATTTGATGAGAAGTCAAATAATACTGAAGCAAGTGACATAGCAATGGATGACTGTGATCCTATTATAACATCAGACAATGAAGTCGAACAAGTTTATGAAGAAGAGGAAGGTATGGTTTCTGAAGACACCAATAGAGTTTCAGATGATAACAAAGCTATGGAGATTAAGATAAATGAAATTGAACTTGACTTTGAAGTTCCGATGGACATGACACCAGATGAAAGTGAAGAAGTTGTCAATGAATTGTCTGAAAACAAACATGAATGTGATTATGAGGCTAGTGAAAAAAGAATAGAAGATGGAGTCAAAGAAAAAGAACTAGAATATGTTGAAGAAAATGATATACATTTTGCTAAAGCAGAAAGTAGTGAATGTGCGATAATTACAGATGACGTTCTTGAACATAAAGATGATTCATTTACAGAACATGTATTTTGTGAGATCAAAGACAATGAGCATGCTGGACGCATACCCGAAGAAGACAATTCTGCAGATTTATCTTGTTTTCTGGAGAGATCAAATGATTGCATAGAAGTTGAAATGGATAAAGATGGCCAAATATATACATCAGATCACGGTGATGAAGACAATACAGGTATAGGTTCAGTTTCCAATAAGGAAATTAGTAATGAAAACATAGATAAGGAACAATTCAATGCTACAAATGACAGTATTCCATTTGAGGATGACAATGACTTGGAAAGAGAGGCTGACAATATTCAATATGAACACCTTTCTGAAGACCGGAAGGATGAACCATTACCTTTAGTATGTGAAGTCCATAGCCTTGAAGCTGATAAAAAGATGTTGGATAATTTCTCTAATGATACTACTGAGGGAGAGTCTGAAGAAAGTCAGTATAAAGAAGAATCTTGTGTGGAGACTGGAGGAATTGATTGTGTGCATGTTGAAGCTACTGAAAACAAGATGGCAGAACATGTGGTATATTCTAATGATGATAAAGAAGCAACTAAAGATATTCTCTATAGCCAAGAAGAAAATGGTATTTATACTGCAGAACCTGATGATAGCATGATGTCCAATGGTGCCTCTAATGGAGTGCAGAATGGTGTGGACATAACAGGAACATACAGTGAATTGGATACAGACGAAGGCGAAAGGAGCAATGGCAGATTGATATTAAGTAAAGCACTGCAGTTTGGTTCTTCAAATGGTGCTTCTCTAGAACCAGAATCATAA